From a region of the Etheostoma cragini isolate CJK2018 chromosome 20, CSU_Ecrag_1.0, whole genome shotgun sequence genome:
- the LOC117935429 gene encoding tetratricopeptide repeat protein 9A produces the protein MSVVKAGHDGRVDGGRGSHIDGSGSGGSPRLQQCAQPPNNSGSSSSSSRTKDARYQQQLQQQRHHGGSMLKQPSLNEPADVVRRALDFKCQGTQCYKDKKYREAIGKYHRALLEIKGLCRVLGDPDTTSKPPSTLLPTISKSSTLTDEQKGAMENAELECYNSLAACLLQMELVNYERVKEYCLKVLHKEGKNFKALYRSGVAYYHLGDFQKALFYLKESHKQEPSDTNAIRYIQLTEMKIRRNAQREKKEAT, from the exons ATGAGCGTGGTCAAAGCCGGGCACGACGGCAGGGTCGACGGCGGGAGAGGCAGCCACATCGACGGCAGCGGCAGTGGCGGCTCCCCGAGGCTCCAGCAGTGCGCTCAGCCTCCCAACaacagcggcagcagcagcagcagcagtcggACCAAAGATGCCAGATACCAGCAACAGCTCCAGCAGCAGAGGCATCATGGTGGGTCGATGCTGAAACAACCATCACTCAACGAGCCCGCCGACGTCGTGCGACGGGCTCTGGACTTCAAGTGCCAAGGGACCCAGTGCTACAAAGATAAGAAGTACCGAGAGGCGATTGGCAAGTATCACCGCGCTCTGCTGGAGATTAAGGGGCTGTGTAGGGTGCTGGGGGATCCGGACACCACCTCCAAGCCCCCGTCCACCCTCCTACCAACCATCAGCAAGTCCAGCACGCTGACAGATGAGCAGAAGGGGGCCATGGAGAATGCAGAGCTGGAGTGTTACAACAGCTTGGCCG CCTGCCTGCTGCAAATGGAGCTGGTGAACTATGAAAGGGTGAAGGAATACTGTCTGAAAGTGCTTCATAAGGAAGGGAAGAACTTCAAAGCTCTGTACCGATCCGGCGTTGCGTACTACCACCTAGGAGACTTCCAGAAGGCCCTGTTCTACCTGAAGGAGTCACACAAACAGGAACCATCAG ACACCAATGCCATCCGCTACATCCAGCTGACAGAGATGAAGATTCGCCGGAATGCtcaaagggaaaagaaagaggcGACATAA
- the med6 gene encoding mediator of RNA polymerase II transcription subunit 6, which translates to MAAVDFRDNLLGISWVDSGWVPILNPGNVLDYFSERSNPFYDRTCNNEVVKMQRLTLEHLNQMVGVEYILLHAQEPILYIIRKQQRQSPTQVIPLADYYIIVGVVYQAPDLGTVISSRALSAVHGIQSAFDEAMSYCRYHPSKGYWWHFKDHEEREKAKPKTKKKEEASSLFQRQRVDTLLLDLRSKFPPTFYQPKPGEKPIPVEVKKEPEPPTEAEKQEEREPAPKSSAPAPSSKPPPEKRARLQ; encoded by the exons ATGGCGGCGGTGGATTTCAGAG ACAACCTTCTTGGGATATCCTGGGTGGACAGCGGCTGGGTACCGATTCTTAACCCTGGAAATGTACTGGACTACTTCTCTGAGAGAAGTAACCCCTTCTATGACCGAACCTGTAATAACGAGGTAGTGAAGATGCAGCGGCTTACTCTGGAACATCTGAA CCAGATGGTGGGAGTGGAGTACATTCTTCTTCACGCTCAAGAGCCAATTCTTTATATAATCCGGAAACAACAGAGGCAGTCGCCAACACAAG TGATACCCTTGGCTGACTACTACATCATAGTAGGAGTGGTGTATCAGGCCCCAGACCTGGGAACAGTTATCAGCTCCAGAGCG CTTTCTGCTGTCCATGGAATCCAGTCTGCTTTTGATGAGGCCATGTCATACTGCCGCTATCACCCATCCAAAGGATACTGGTGGCACTTCAAGGACCACGAGGAGAGAG AAAAAGCCAAACCCAAGActaagaagaaagaggaagcgAGCTCCCTGTTTCAGAGGCAACGTGTTGACACGCTCCTTTTGGACCTCAGGTCCAAGTTTCCACCAACATTCTACCAG CCCAAGCCTGGCGAGAAGCCTATCCCAG TTGAGGTGAAGAAAGAGCCTGAACCCCCCACGGAGGCTgaaaaacaagaggaaaggGAACCAGCCCCAAAGTCCTCCGCTCCAGCTCCATCAAGCAAACCGCCTCCCGAGAAGAGAGCACGACTACAGTGA